The Paucidesulfovibrio gracilis DSM 16080 genome contains a region encoding:
- a CDS encoding MFS transporter has product MTEQERKRIVLFAITSTQFAVPFMLSAVAVALPSIGEHFNSGAVLLSLVESVYIATTAMFLLPFGRYADITGHIPLFLRGMGLFCLMTLLLGFAPSMSIFVILRVLQGLGGAMMMSTGLAILMNAHPREERGRALGFGTAGVYLGISAGPYLGGLLTTALGWRWVFFSGLLPLLLSLVLVLRLKRLDHQATSDPFDRVGALLSALGIGLLVAGSAGSAHILGKLALLAGILSLISFVLWEKRSSSPLLDLNLIRHNRPFALGCLVQFINYAASFSFTFLMSLYLQCGRGISAYEAGSILVVQPLVQAALSPYSGKLADRHPPHLIATFGMVVVTIALGIAATFDAQTSSLTFHAMLILLGIGIAFFSSPNAAVIMGSVNSRELGVASAMTSGMRTSGMTTSMILVSLLLAHTLGDHAVSQENFDQYLNVMRILLTGFTVLSAFGVLLSLKGALNRKPV; this is encoded by the coding sequence ATGACGGAGCAGGAACGAAAACGCATTGTTCTCTTTGCGATAACATCCACACAATTTGCAGTGCCGTTCATGCTTTCCGCCGTTGCCGTGGCTCTGCCCTCCATTGGAGAACACTTCAATTCCGGAGCGGTGCTGCTCAGTTTGGTGGAGTCCGTGTATATCGCCACCACCGCCATGTTCTTACTGCCGTTTGGCCGCTACGCGGACATTACCGGCCACATTCCGCTCTTTCTCCGGGGCATGGGGCTATTCTGCCTCATGACGCTGCTGTTGGGCTTCGCACCCAGCATGTCAATCTTTGTGATCCTTCGAGTGTTGCAAGGCTTGGGGGGAGCCATGATGATGTCCACGGGACTGGCCATCCTCATGAACGCCCACCCACGAGAGGAGCGCGGTCGCGCTCTGGGGTTCGGCACAGCCGGTGTCTACCTCGGCATTTCCGCCGGCCCATATTTGGGAGGCCTACTCACTACGGCCCTCGGCTGGCGGTGGGTTTTCTTTTCCGGACTTCTGCCCCTGTTGCTTTCTTTGGTGCTGGTCCTTCGCCTGAAACGGCTTGACCACCAGGCTACTTCCGATCCTTTCGACCGCGTCGGCGCTCTGCTGTCCGCCCTTGGGATCGGGCTGTTGGTGGCAGGAAGTGCAGGCTCCGCCCACATCCTGGGCAAACTGGCCTTGCTGGCCGGAATTCTGTCGCTTATCAGCTTCGTCCTTTGGGAAAAGCGCTCTTCCTCACCGCTGCTGGATCTCAATCTGATCCGGCATAACCGCCCGTTTGCGTTGGGCTGCTTGGTACAATTCATCAACTATGCAGCCTCGTTCAGCTTCACCTTTCTGATGAGCCTCTACTTGCAATGTGGCCGTGGCATCAGTGCCTATGAAGCAGGGTCCATCCTCGTGGTGCAGCCCTTGGTGCAGGCCGCGCTGTCACCATACAGCGGAAAACTTGCAGACAGGCACCCGCCGCACCTCATCGCCACGTTCGGCATGGTTGTGGTGACCATCGCGCTCGGCATTGCCGCCACGTTCGATGCGCAAACGTCCAGCCTCACCTTCCATGCCATGCTCATCCTGCTCGGCATCGGCATCGCGTTTTTTTCCAGTCCCAATGCCGCCGTTATCATGGGCAGCGTCAACAGTAGGGAACTGGGAGTCGCATCAGCCATGACTTCCGGCATGCGCACCTCAGGCATGACAACAAGTATGATCCTGGTGTCCCTACTTCTGGCACACACATTGGGAGATCACGCGGTCAGCCAAGAGAACTTTGATCAATACCTCAACGTCATGCGCATTTTATTAACGGGCTTCACCGTGCTGAGTGCCTTTGGCGTCCTGTTGTCGTTGAAGGGGGCGCTGAACCGCAAACCCGTGTAA
- a CDS encoding DEAD/DEAH box helicase, producing the protein MSGDEALVKEILQSFVHNTIPEYILEGSQEIVDTGGVVKLDVHRRDQYWEAEGQVHGEDLQNYKPQLGINLNDNSANAFCNCPDSFAGYCRHIGAIALKLIRSFDADSEEDLPRPKADWHQCFRAFFATELEPEAGKHYLIFRLYPEPGRLQVAFFRARQNKSGISQVQHPVDLEQIVNNPNWCEVSPSLPHVAEMIGHYLDYRGHRVELPAGLHSWFFRAIKNEYYLYLRETDQPVRIESKTMQLKLAPQLSESGLSFDIRLAREGKLPFSITDEEEVFFYGRLPLWLFRKNAFYPVQTGLDPELVQEMVEQSPVIPHSDISEFLDRVWTQIPVSDLYGHEDFLERMGPIFASAEYNPKLFLDEEGSLLTLKIHNIYDTEDGEVALPGPNPDLQTGSYHMHGKSYLIRRAQGEEAQLMAELTDMGFQARNNHTWFMEQEEAIKFLLDHYPSLVEAYRVYGEKNLSRYKVRLSKPELTAEIETDEENNWFNLDLTVEYGDQKVPIDVIWKAWVEGKRYVQLKDGSYTSLPEPWLRKLGHRLKVLGYDPEKPIKKQFQQFEAPVLEKLLEDLPRVRTDEQFVKLREKINNFEEIKMLPQPEGLTATLRPYQVQGLSYLNFLRDYGFGGILADEMGLGKTIQTLSFIQHLVNVGCDNPTLIIVPTSVLPNWEREAQKFVPGLTRLTIYGAKRDDLFGKIKDSHLIITTYALLRRDLEELLKYKYASVILDEAQNIKNPNTITARSVRKLESDMKLCLSGTPIENNLFELWSLFEFLMPGFLGSQHSFQRGIVKPIKDGHEETLEYLRTRVKPFILRRTKSEVAKDLPPKIETTHYCDLVDEQRELYNALAMKLKDQVLRDVDEKGLAKSQMSILDALLKLRQICCHPRLLKLDMPGLTTNLPSGKFDAFKDLVTDIIEGGHKVLVFSQFVQMLHVIRSWLQIQEIPFAYLDGASKDRFDQVDRFNDNPDIPIFLISLKAGGTGLNLTSADYVIHYDPWWNPAVENQATDRTHRIGQKRQVFAYKMICQNTVEEKILKLQEQKKDVAEAIIPGHSALKSLTRDDLEMLFEI; encoded by the coding sequence ATGTCCGGTGATGAAGCATTAGTCAAAGAAATTCTTCAAAGTTTTGTCCACAACACCATCCCCGAATATATCCTGGAAGGATCCCAGGAAATCGTGGATACCGGTGGTGTGGTCAAACTTGATGTCCATCGGCGCGACCAATATTGGGAGGCCGAGGGCCAGGTGCATGGCGAAGATCTCCAGAACTACAAGCCGCAACTCGGCATCAACCTGAATGACAACTCGGCCAATGCCTTTTGCAACTGCCCGGATTCCTTTGCCGGATATTGTCGGCACATCGGCGCTATCGCCCTGAAGCTGATCCGCTCCTTCGACGCTGATTCCGAAGAGGATTTGCCTCGCCCCAAAGCGGACTGGCATCAATGCTTCCGGGCTTTCTTCGCCACGGAACTGGAGCCGGAAGCAGGTAAGCACTACCTCATCTTCCGTCTCTACCCGGAACCGGGCCGCCTGCAGGTGGCCTTTTTCCGTGCCCGACAAAACAAATCCGGCATCTCCCAGGTACAACACCCGGTGGACCTGGAACAGATCGTCAACAACCCGAACTGGTGCGAGGTCTCTCCATCCCTCCCCCACGTGGCGGAGATGATCGGCCACTATCTCGATTATCGGGGTCACAGGGTGGAACTACCCGCCGGACTGCACTCCTGGTTCTTTCGTGCCATTAAAAATGAGTACTACCTCTATTTACGGGAGACGGATCAACCCGTTCGCATCGAAAGCAAAACCATGCAGCTGAAGTTGGCTCCCCAACTCTCCGAGTCGGGACTTTCCTTTGATATTCGTCTGGCCAGAGAAGGCAAACTCCCTTTTTCCATCACGGATGAGGAAGAGGTGTTCTTCTACGGTCGGTTACCCCTTTGGCTGTTCCGCAAAAACGCCTTTTACCCCGTCCAGACCGGACTTGACCCGGAACTGGTGCAGGAAATGGTTGAACAGTCCCCGGTCATTCCGCATTCCGATATTTCCGAATTTCTGGACCGCGTCTGGACGCAGATCCCGGTTTCCGACCTCTACGGACACGAGGACTTCCTTGAACGCATGGGACCAATCTTTGCCAGTGCGGAGTACAACCCCAAACTTTTCCTGGACGAGGAAGGCAGTCTGCTGACCCTTAAGATCCACAACATCTACGATACCGAAGACGGCGAAGTGGCTCTGCCCGGTCCCAACCCGGATCTTCAAACCGGCTCCTACCACATGCACGGCAAATCCTATCTCATCCGCCGTGCCCAGGGCGAAGAGGCCCAACTCATGGCCGAACTCACGGACATGGGATTCCAGGCACGAAACAATCATACCTGGTTCATGGAGCAGGAAGAGGCCATCAAATTCCTTTTGGACCACTATCCTTCCCTGGTGGAGGCCTATCGCGTCTACGGCGAAAAAAATCTTTCCCGCTACAAAGTACGGCTCTCCAAACCGGAACTCACCGCAGAGATCGAAACCGACGAGGAAAACAACTGGTTCAATCTGGATCTGACCGTGGAATACGGAGATCAGAAAGTTCCCATCGATGTCATTTGGAAGGCCTGGGTGGAAGGAAAACGCTACGTCCAACTCAAGGACGGCTCCTACACCAGCCTGCCGGAACCATGGCTCCGCAAGCTTGGGCATCGGCTCAAGGTGCTGGGATACGATCCGGAAAAACCTATCAAAAAACAATTCCAGCAATTCGAAGCCCCGGTGCTGGAAAAATTGCTGGAAGACCTTCCCCGTGTGCGTACGGACGAACAGTTCGTTAAGCTTCGGGAAAAAATAAACAATTTCGAAGAAATCAAAATGCTCCCGCAACCGGAAGGGCTTACCGCCACGCTGCGGCCTTACCAGGTGCAAGGGCTTTCCTACCTTAACTTCCTCCGTGATTACGGTTTCGGCGGCATCCTGGCCGATGAAATGGGACTGGGGAAAACCATCCAAACGCTGTCCTTCATTCAACACCTGGTGAATGTGGGCTGCGACAACCCCACCCTGATTATCGTTCCCACTTCTGTGCTGCCAAACTGGGAACGGGAGGCGCAAAAATTCGTTCCCGGCCTGACACGACTGACCATTTACGGTGCCAAGCGTGACGATCTCTTCGGCAAAATCAAGGATTCGCATTTAATCATCACGACATACGCGTTATTGCGCCGTGATTTGGAAGAATTGCTCAAATACAAGTACGCCTCCGTAATCCTTGACGAAGCGCAAAACATCAAGAATCCAAATACAATAACAGCCCGAAGCGTTCGTAAGCTCGAGTCGGACATGAAACTCTGCCTCTCAGGTACACCCATTGAGAACAATCTGTTCGAATTGTGGAGCCTGTTTGAATTCCTCATGCCCGGCTTCCTGGGGTCGCAGCATTCCTTCCAGCGTGGTATTGTCAAACCCATCAAGGATGGACACGAAGAGACCCTTGAATACCTGCGAACACGCGTCAAGCCATTCATCTTGCGCCGCACCAAAAGCGAAGTGGCCAAGGATCTTCCGCCGAAAATCGAAACGACCCATTACTGCGATCTGGTGGATGAACAGCGGGAACTCTATAATGCTTTGGCCATGAAGTTGAAAGATCAGGTGCTGCGCGATGTGGACGAAAAAGGGCTGGCCAAAAGCCAGATGTCCATTCTGGACGCTCTGCTCAAGCTTCGCCAGATTTGCTGCCATCCGCGTCTGCTCAAACTGGACATGCCCGGCCTGACCACAAACCTGCCTTCCGGCAAGTTCGACGCCTTCAAGGATTTGGTCACTGACATCATCGAAGGCGGACACAAGGTGCTGGTCTTCTCCCAGTTCGTCCAAATGCTCCACGTCATCCGTTCCTGGCTACAAATTCAGGAAATCCCGTTCGCGTATCTGGACGGCGCCAGCAAAGACCGTTTTGATCAGGTGGACCGCTTCAACGATAATCCGGACATCCCTATTTTCCTCATTTCGCTGAAAGCGGGCGGCACCGGACTGAACCTTACTTCCGCTGACTACGTCATCCATTACGACCCATGGTGGAACCCTGCCGTGGAAAATCAGGCCACCGACAGAACACACCGCATTGGACAGAAACGCCAGGTCTTCGCCTATAAGATGATCTGTCAGAACACGGTTGAAGAAAAAATTCTCAAATTGCAGGAACAGAAAAAGGACGTTGCCGAAGCCATCATTCCCGGTCATTCCGCCCTCAAGTCTCTGACGCGGGACGACCTGGAAATGCTTTTTGAAATATAA
- a CDS encoding peptide-binding protein: MGWVWVFGILLGGCYLSTMTSVCYGDTSVSPQRAETTDLVPVTGGRLVEAMLGDASNLIPMIASDTASSNITGRIFVAPLRYDRNLELVPWAAESYEVLQGGRLLRFKLRKDIHWFDGEPLTADDVAFTYHLMVDPDTPTPYSGDYERVKEFTVTGPYSFEVRYDEPFARALVTWAHAILPRHALEGEDLLDTRYSREPLGAGPYQLKEWVPGRRIILEANPDYFLGRPYIDTIVYRIIPDQATQFLELKAGNLDSMGLTPMDYMFQTRGRDWEARFNKYKYLSAGYTYMAYNLEHPIFSDVRVRRALAHAVDKEEIVKGVLLGLGEPAHGPFQPGTWAYKDDLEPYGYDQDVARTLLAEAGWEDHDGDGILDKEGRPFRFTLLTNQGNSQRLRAATIIQYRLAAIGIDVEIRAVEWATFLNEFVKKGRFDALILAWTTPAEPDPYSVWHSDSAREGGLNFVHYRNAELDQLVERARATLDRTERRRLYDRVQEILHRDQPYCFLYVPMALPIVAARVHGIDPAPAGIGYNADRWWIPEELQGNSPHLIP, from the coding sequence ATGGGGTGGGTATGGGTGTTCGGTATCCTTTTAGGAGGGTGCTATCTGTCCACAATGACTTCTGTCTGCTACGGGGATACCTCGGTGTCGCCGCAGAGGGCGGAGACAACGGATTTGGTTCCTGTTACCGGAGGTCGCCTTGTGGAGGCCATGCTTGGAGATGCAAGCAACCTCATCCCCATGATTGCTTCTGACACCGCATCCAGCAATATCACCGGCCGCATTTTCGTTGCTCCGTTGCGGTATGATCGTAACCTGGAGCTTGTGCCGTGGGCGGCCGAATCCTATGAAGTGTTGCAGGGGGGGCGCCTGTTGCGCTTCAAGCTTCGAAAGGATATTCATTGGTTTGATGGCGAACCGCTGACTGCCGACGATGTGGCGTTCACCTACCATCTTATGGTGGATCCCGATACGCCCACGCCGTATTCCGGGGACTATGAACGCGTGAAGGAATTCACCGTAACCGGACCATATTCGTTTGAAGTTCGGTATGACGAACCTTTTGCACGGGCGCTGGTTACCTGGGCGCATGCCATTTTGCCCCGTCATGCCTTGGAAGGGGAAGATCTTTTAGATACGCGCTATAGTCGGGAACCGTTGGGTGCCGGACCCTATCAGTTGAAGGAGTGGGTGCCGGGAAGGCGAATCATATTGGAGGCCAACCCCGATTATTTTTTGGGCCGTCCGTATATCGATACCATTGTGTACCGGATCATCCCTGATCAGGCCACGCAGTTTTTGGAACTCAAGGCCGGGAATCTGGATTCCATGGGATTAACGCCTATGGATTATATGTTCCAAACCCGGGGCAGAGACTGGGAAGCGCGTTTCAATAAATATAAATATTTGTCCGCCGGTTATACCTACATGGCGTATAACCTGGAGCACCCTATCTTTTCCGACGTGCGCGTGCGTCGAGCCTTGGCACATGCCGTTGACAAAGAGGAAATCGTCAAAGGGGTGCTGCTTGGGTTGGGGGAACCCGCGCACGGTCCTTTTCAGCCCGGAACCTGGGCCTATAAGGATGATTTGGAACCGTATGGTTATGATCAGGATGTGGCCCGTACCCTGCTCGCAGAAGCCGGATGGGAGGATCACGACGGGGATGGCATATTAGACAAGGAGGGACGGCCGTTTCGGTTCACCTTGTTGACCAACCAGGGGAACTCTCAACGTCTGCGTGCCGCGACCATCATTCAATACCGGCTGGCCGCCATCGGCATTGACGTGGAAATCAGAGCCGTGGAATGGGCGACTTTTTTGAACGAGTTTGTGAAAAAGGGACGCTTTGACGCCCTGATTTTGGCCTGGACAACGCCTGCCGAGCCGGATCCGTATTCTGTTTGGCATTCCGACAGTGCTCGCGAAGGCGGCTTGAATTTTGTTCATTATCGTAACGCTGAGCTGGACCAATTGGTGGAGCGTGCCCGCGCTACGTTGGACCGCACCGAGCGCCGCCGATTGTATGACCGGGTTCAGGAGATTCTTCACAGGGATCAGCCGTACTGCTTTTTATATGTTCCCATGGCCCTGCCCATAGTGGCGGCCCGAGTGCACGGTATCGACCCCGCTCCGGCAGGTATCGGATATAATGCCGACCGCTGGTGGATACCCGAAGAGCTTCAGGGGAATTCCCCACATTTGATTCCGTAA
- a CDS encoding MarR family winged helix-turn-helix transcriptional regulator, which yields MPKLDSQRAQSLGYRIARLFRAAAKNGDRLFARHPVKHSQIPLFMEVIHQPGRSQMQLAQVLHLDKAAVARKLFALEKADFISRRYDPQCRRDKLVYPTEQADKLLPQTLDLLETFNELLFQGFSPEERQNALQVVDRLIVNLERALDEEES from the coding sequence ATGCCAAAACTTGATTCCCAACGCGCCCAGTCCTTGGGCTACCGCATTGCCAGACTCTTTCGCGCTGCAGCAAAAAATGGCGACCGGCTCTTTGCCAGGCACCCTGTAAAGCATTCGCAAATCCCCCTCTTTATGGAAGTCATTCACCAGCCGGGACGCAGTCAAATGCAGCTTGCGCAAGTTCTGCACCTCGACAAAGCCGCAGTTGCCCGAAAACTGTTCGCCTTGGAAAAGGCTGATTTTATTTCCAGGCGTTATGATCCGCAGTGCCGCCGTGACAAGCTCGTATACCCCACGGAGCAGGCAGATAAACTGCTGCCGCAAACCCTTGATCTGCTGGAAACCTTCAACGAATTGCTGTTTCAGGGCTTTTCCCCTGAGGAACGACAGAACGCACTCCAAGTCGTGGATCGTCTGATCGTCAATCTGGAACGTGCCCTTGACGAGGAAGAGTCATGA